Proteins co-encoded in one Caldalkalibacillus thermarum genomic window:
- a CDS encoding YutD family protein, which yields MADIVIKGQAYEVVKDVRHGWNPEAFRQRYSEVLNKYDYIVGDWGYSQLRLRGFYDDHNKKAKAAFDAKISTLDEYIMEYCNFGCAYFVLKKVKKREA from the coding sequence GTGGCTGATATCGTCATTAAAGGTCAAGCCTACGAAGTGGTCAAAGATGTCCGGCACGGCTGGAATCCGGAAGCTTTCCGCCAGCGGTACAGTGAGGTGTTGAACAAATACGATTATATTGTGGGGGATTGGGGTTATTCCCAGTTGAGGTTGAGGGGATTTTATGATGATCATAACAAAAAAGCCAAAGCAGCCTTTGATGCCAAGATAAGCACGTTGGATGAATACATTATGGAATACTGCAACTTTGGTTGTGCCTATTTCGTGCTGAAAAAGGTAAAAAAGCGCGAGGCGTAA
- a CDS encoding metal ABC transporter ATP-binding protein: protein MPDRVIEVRNLSVAYHDQIVLEQISFVVNSHTLVGIIGPNGAGKSTLIKAIMGLVPTLSGEVRVFNQPVSKVRKQIAYVPQRNVLDQDFPVLVEDVVLMGRYPHLRWWQRPTAKDREIAKQCLKQVGMLDFSKRQIGELSGGQQQRVFLARALAQEADLFFLDEPFAGIDMTSEQIIINLLRKLRDQGKTLFVVHHDLSKVEEYFDQIALLNRQLVGYGNKEDVFQADLISKAYNGKIAFVGDRGGTLVVSG from the coding sequence ATGCCTGACAGAGTGATAGAAGTAAGGAATTTAAGCGTGGCCTACCATGACCAAATCGTTTTGGAACAGATCTCTTTTGTGGTAAACAGCCATACCTTGGTGGGAATTATTGGCCCAAATGGCGCGGGTAAATCCACCCTGATCAAAGCCATTATGGGCTTGGTTCCCACCCTTTCAGGGGAAGTCAGGGTGTTTAACCAACCGGTTTCCAAAGTGCGCAAACAAATTGCTTATGTTCCCCAGCGGAATGTGCTTGACCAGGACTTTCCCGTCCTGGTGGAAGACGTCGTCTTAATGGGGCGCTATCCCCACTTGAGATGGTGGCAGCGCCCCACAGCTAAAGACCGAGAGATCGCCAAGCAGTGCCTGAAACAGGTCGGCATGCTTGATTTCTCTAAACGCCAGATTGGAGAACTTTCCGGCGGCCAGCAGCAGCGGGTCTTTTTAGCCCGGGCCTTAGCCCAGGAAGCAGACCTGTTTTTCCTTGATGAACCGTTTGCCGGAATCGATATGACCAGTGAACAGATTATCATCAATTTGCTTCGCAAGTTGCGTGATCAGGGAAAAACCTTGTTCGTTGTCCACCATGACTTGAGCAAGGTAGAAGAATACTTTGACCAGATTGCGTTGTTAAACAGGCAACTGGTCGGTTACGGCAACAAAGAGGATGTGTTTCAAGCTGACTTAATCAGCAAAGCCTATAACGGAAAAATCGCTTTTGTGGGTGACCGGGGCGGAACATTGGTGGTGAGCGGATAA
- a CDS encoding M23 family metallopeptidase has product MKRSITCWLTAIILLYALSPAHQALANMNANQEKSEQEILDERMALYLKYEALTSVPWYYLAAVDQFERNIARVRKDIPERDSLIAIYFSADDWAGPLNPNPDDDQPETIRFFGGIGLDGNGDGRANRWDDEDVLYTMSHYLAQYGANEEDYRIALWDYYKREQTVNIILTIAQLFNHFGRLDLDAKVFPIPWQYNYSYRSTWGDRRGWGGRRIHEGTDIFAGYGTPVRSATYGKVETIGWNKYGGWRVGIRDIYNNYHYYAHLSSFNKEIKAGDLLEPGTVIGYVGSSGYGKPGTSGKFPPHLHYGIYKDNGLTEWSFDPYPLLRRWELDERKKRKKGWR; this is encoded by the coding sequence GTGAAACGCAGCATCACATGCTGGTTGACAGCGATCATCCTGTTATATGCTTTATCCCCCGCTCATCAAGCTTTGGCAAACATGAATGCCAATCAGGAAAAAAGCGAGCAAGAAATACTGGACGAAAGAATGGCTTTATATTTGAAATACGAGGCCCTGACATCAGTCCCTTGGTATTATTTGGCTGCCGTTGACCAGTTTGAACGTAACATTGCCCGGGTACGCAAGGATATTCCCGAACGTGATTCCCTGATTGCCATCTATTTCAGTGCAGATGATTGGGCTGGCCCTCTCAATCCCAATCCTGATGACGATCAGCCGGAAACCATCCGGTTTTTTGGAGGAATTGGGTTAGACGGCAATGGAGACGGCAGGGCCAACCGCTGGGATGATGAAGACGTGTTGTACACGATGAGCCACTACCTGGCCCAGTATGGGGCCAATGAAGAGGATTATCGCATTGCCCTCTGGGATTATTACAAACGGGAGCAAACCGTGAACATTATCTTGACCATTGCCCAGCTGTTCAACCATTTTGGCCGCTTGGACTTGGACGCGAAAGTGTTCCCTATTCCCTGGCAGTATAACTACAGCTACAGAAGCACCTGGGGGGACCGCCGCGGCTGGGGAGGACGGCGCATTCACGAAGGAACAGACATTTTTGCCGGTTATGGCACCCCTGTCCGTTCCGCCACCTATGGCAAAGTGGAGACGATTGGCTGGAATAAGTACGGGGGCTGGCGGGTTGGCATTCGGGACATTTATAACAACTACCATTACTATGCCCACTTGTCCAGCTTTAACAAAGAGATCAAAGCGGGGGACCTGCTTGAGCCAGGAACCGTGATCGGTTACGTGGGCAGCAGTGGCTACGGAAAACCTGGGACCAGCGGCAAGTTTCCTCCCCATCTCCATTACGGGATTTACAAAGATAACGGTCTGACTGAATGGTCATTTGATCCCTACCCCTTGTTAAGGCGCTGGGAGCTGGACGAACGCAAAAAACGTAAGAAAGGATGGCGCTAA
- the cysK gene encoding cysteine synthase A yields MKHVYKNVKELIGNTPIVELTQFELPQGVRLFAKLEYFNPGGSVKDRLGLALIRDAEARGKLKPGGTIIEPTAGNTGIGLALAAIQTDYQVIFVVPEKFSVEKQQLMRALGAKVINTPTEEGMRGAIKKAKQLEQEIENAFCPQQFANPANPLAHYQTTGPEIWEQMDGQVHVFVAGAGTGGTFMGTARYLKEKNPEIKTVIVEPEGSILNGGEPGPHKTEGIGMEFLPEYMDPSYFDAIHTIEDEEAFFYVRELARKEGLLVASSSGAAMAASLKEAQQAPPGTNIVTIFPDSSERYLSQNIYQGG; encoded by the coding sequence ATGAAACATGTCTATAAAAACGTCAAAGAATTGATCGGCAATACCCCTATTGTGGAATTGACGCAGTTTGAACTGCCCCAGGGTGTGCGCTTGTTTGCCAAGCTGGAGTATTTTAACCCGGGCGGAAGCGTGAAGGACCGTCTGGGATTAGCCTTGATCCGTGATGCAGAAGCACGGGGAAAATTGAAACCCGGAGGCACGATCATTGAACCTACAGCAGGCAACACAGGGATCGGTTTGGCACTGGCTGCCATTCAAACAGACTACCAGGTGATTTTTGTTGTGCCGGAAAAGTTTAGCGTTGAAAAACAGCAGCTGATGAGGGCCTTGGGAGCCAAGGTCATCAACACGCCCACCGAAGAAGGCATGCGCGGGGCGATAAAAAAAGCCAAACAATTGGAGCAGGAAATCGAAAACGCTTTCTGTCCGCAGCAATTTGCTAATCCCGCCAATCCGCTGGCCCATTACCAAACGACTGGGCCTGAAATTTGGGAGCAAATGGATGGACAGGTCCATGTTTTTGTGGCGGGTGCCGGAACGGGTGGGACCTTTATGGGGACAGCCCGTTACTTGAAAGAAAAAAACCCAGAGATCAAAACAGTGATTGTGGAGCCTGAAGGGTCGATTTTAAACGGAGGGGAGCCGGGTCCGCACAAAACAGAGGGAATCGGCATGGAATTTTTGCCTGAGTATATGGATCCAAGTTACTTTGATGCCATCCACACCATTGAGGATGAGGAAGCCTTCTTCTATGTGCGGGAGCTGGCCAGAAAAGAGGGGCTCTTGGTGGCCAGCTCATCGGGAGCGGCCATGGCCGCCTCTTTGAAAGAGGCTCAACAGGCCCCGCCCGGAACCAACATTGTCACCATTTTTCCAGACAGCAGTGAGCGTTACCTGAGTCAAAACATTTATCAAGGGGGCTGA
- the lipA gene encoding lipoyl synthase: protein MSGCKPETKFERKPDWLKIKLNANENYHELKRMMRAKSLHTVCEEARCPNIYECWAVHKTATFMILGDICTRACRFCAVKTGMPTELDWAEPERVAQAAEQMNLKHCVVTSVARDDLKDGGATIFAETIKAIRKRLPLCSVEVLIPDFMGSDEALKIVMDAKPDILNHNIETVRRLSDRVRARAKYDRSLRLLKRAKEMQPSIPTKSSIMIGLGETYEEILEAMDDLRAHDVDILTIGQYLQPTKNHLKVVKYWHPDDFARLREEGYKRGFKHVESGPLVRSSYHAHEQVQSAQANTSQAKTYS from the coding sequence ATGTCAGGATGCAAGCCTGAAACCAAGTTTGAACGCAAGCCGGATTGGCTGAAAATAAAATTAAATGCCAATGAGAATTACCACGAATTGAAGCGCATGATGCGCGCTAAAAGTTTACATACCGTATGTGAGGAGGCCCGCTGCCCCAACATCTACGAGTGCTGGGCTGTGCACAAAACGGCCACCTTTATGATCTTAGGGGATATTTGCACCCGGGCTTGCCGCTTTTGTGCGGTCAAAACCGGAATGCCGACCGAATTAGACTGGGCTGAGCCTGAACGGGTGGCCCAAGCGGCCGAGCAAATGAATTTGAAGCACTGCGTGGTCACCTCGGTAGCCCGGGATGACTTGAAAGATGGCGGGGCCACCATTTTTGCCGAGACCATTAAAGCGATCCGCAAGCGGTTGCCGTTGTGCAGTGTGGAAGTGCTGATTCCCGACTTTATGGGCAGCGATGAAGCGCTGAAAATTGTGATGGATGCTAAGCCAGATATATTAAACCATAATATTGAGACGGTCCGCCGCCTGTCCGACCGTGTCCGGGCCCGGGCTAAATATGACCGTTCCCTCCGCTTGTTAAAACGGGCTAAGGAGATGCAGCCCTCTATCCCTACCAAATCCAGCATCATGATCGGCTTGGGAGAAACATACGAAGAAATCTTGGAAGCAATGGATGACTTGCGCGCTCATGATGTGGACATCCTGACGATCGGCCAATATTTGCAGCCTACTAAAAATCACTTGAAAGTGGTTAAATATTGGCATCCCGATGATTTTGCCCGCCTCAGGGAAGAAGGCTACAAACGGGGCTTCAAACATGTGGAATCGGGTCCCCTTGTCCGTTCGTCTTATCATGCTCACGAACAAGTTCAATCGGCTCAGGCCAACACTTCTCAGGCCAAAACTTACAGTTAG
- the yunB gene encoding sporulation protein YunB, translated as MGRRLKAKKGRPLKKKYIFIIILVLFTLISVQGFMFVERNLEPALIEIANTYVKQMATLAINEAISKKISEDFDDGGVLNIERSADGKTQLISFNSKNQSRILNQVIERANFELLKLEKEPFEIPLGQALDSNILAQFGPKVPVSLFPIGFAKADITVELEEAGINMVMVTAYIEIVADVRIVIPFSSDEAVVSTRYPIEWHLLQGEVPNVYFQGSDGRLSQPPVSIPVEEMTEER; from the coding sequence ATGGGTCGCCGGTTGAAAGCCAAAAAAGGACGCCCCTTGAAGAAAAAATACATTTTTATCATCATCTTGGTGTTGTTTACGCTAATCTCGGTTCAAGGCTTTATGTTCGTGGAGCGCAACCTGGAACCGGCTTTGATTGAAATTGCCAACACCTATGTGAAGCAAATGGCCACCTTGGCCATTAATGAAGCGATTTCAAAAAAAATCAGTGAAGACTTTGATGACGGCGGTGTGTTAAATATTGAGAGATCCGCTGATGGAAAGACCCAATTAATCTCGTTTAACTCCAAGAATCAGTCCCGGATTCTGAATCAAGTGATTGAACGGGCCAATTTCGAGTTGTTGAAATTGGAGAAGGAACCTTTCGAAATCCCCCTCGGTCAAGCGTTGGACAGTAATATTTTGGCCCAGTTTGGTCCCAAAGTGCCTGTCAGCCTGTTTCCCATTGGTTTTGCCAAAGCCGATATTACTGTTGAATTGGAAGAAGCAGGCATTAACATGGTGATGGTAACGGCTTATATTGAGATTGTGGCCGATGTTCGGATTGTGATCCCCTTTTCTTCTGATGAGGCTGTTGTGAGCACAAGATATCCCATTGAATGGCACCTGTTACAGGGAGAAGTGCCCAATGTTTATTTTCAAGGCAGCGATGGCCGGCTGAGTCAGCCCCCTGTTTCCATCCCTGTGGAGGAGATGACAGAAGAAAGATGA
- a CDS encoding TIGR01457 family HAD-type hydrolase → MRTYKLFVLDLDGTMYRGDQKIEEAPVFIRELEKRGLDYVFLTNNATKTPQQVVDHLARFDIITQPEKVYTTSVVTAQYVTERKKNPTVYVVGEKALVESLRQAGCQLVADEQDLARCDFVVMGLDRQVTYEKLAKATLAVRAGAQFISTNKDKALPTERGLLPGNGSLTAVVQTATGIEPTYIGKPEPLMLEMIMAEKGLGKEDVLMIGDNYETDILAGIRAGVDTAIVFTGFTTKEDLACVDRKPTYEWETLLDAFSLLACSN, encoded by the coding sequence ATGCGGACATATAAGCTGTTTGTACTGGATCTGGATGGAACCATGTACCGGGGAGACCAGAAAATTGAAGAAGCGCCGGTTTTCATCAGGGAATTGGAAAAAAGGGGACTCGATTATGTATTCCTGACCAATAACGCCACCAAAACTCCCCAACAAGTGGTGGACCATCTGGCCCGGTTTGATATCATTACCCAGCCGGAAAAGGTTTACACCACCAGCGTGGTCACGGCCCAATATGTGACAGAGCGCAAAAAAAATCCTACTGTTTACGTGGTAGGGGAAAAGGCGCTGGTGGAATCTTTGCGGCAGGCTGGCTGTCAGTTGGTTGCGGACGAGCAGGATCTGGCCCGGTGTGACTTTGTGGTGATGGGTCTTGACCGCCAAGTCACTTATGAGAAACTGGCCAAGGCTACCCTGGCTGTCAGAGCCGGGGCTCAATTTATCTCTACCAATAAGGATAAAGCCCTGCCGACTGAGCGGGGGCTGTTGCCGGGAAACGGATCCCTGACAGCTGTGGTACAGACAGCGACTGGGATCGAGCCAACGTATATCGGCAAACCTGAACCGTTAATGCTGGAGATGATCATGGCAGAAAAGGGATTGGGCAAAGAAGACGTGCTCATGATTGGAGATAATTATGAGACGGATATTTTGGCTGGTATCCGGGCGGGAGTGGATACGGCCATTGTGTTTACCGGCTTTACCACCAAAGAGGACCTGGCCTGTGTAGACCGGAAGCCGACTTATGAATGGGAGACGCTGTTGGATGCCTTTTCCCTCTTAGCTTGTTCCAATTAA
- a CDS encoding phosphatidylglycerophosphatase A family protein — protein MATSQLEAYALQLLQERGVTVEQIGELVLFLQEKYIPDLDLEVCLKHVKHVLTKRDVQNAIITGITLDKLAENKQLEDPLQSIIEQDEGLYGIDEVIALSIVNIYGSIGFTNFGYIDKVKPGLLARLNDKTNGCHTFLDDIVGAIAAAASSRLAHTVSRLGEG, from the coding sequence ATGGCAACCAGTCAACTTGAAGCATATGCCTTACAATTGTTGCAGGAGCGCGGGGTCACGGTCGAACAAATTGGGGAACTTGTCTTGTTTTTGCAGGAAAAATATATCCCCGATCTTGATCTGGAGGTCTGCCTGAAGCACGTCAAGCATGTACTGACCAAACGGGATGTCCAGAATGCCATCATCACCGGCATCACCCTGGACAAACTGGCTGAAAACAAACAGCTCGAAGATCCATTGCAATCCATAATTGAACAAGATGAAGGTTTATATGGCATCGATGAAGTGATTGCCCTGTCCATCGTCAATATTTATGGCAGCATCGGCTTTACCAACTTCGGCTATATTGACAAAGTCAAACCAGGCCTTTTAGCGCGGTTGAACGATAAAACCAATGGCTGCCATACCTTCCTGGATGATATTGTCGGGGCCATTGCCGCCGCTGCGTCCAGCCGTCTGGCCCACACCGTGTCCCGTCTGGGAGAAGGTTAG
- a CDS encoding bifunctional cystathionine gamma-lyase/homocysteine desulfhydrase codes for MKLNTKLIHGGIVGDPHTGAVNVPIYQVSTYRQEGVGRHKGYEYSRTGNPTRFACEELIKDIEGGKRGFAFASGMAAITAVIMLFDQGDHFIVGDDVYGGTYRVLSTVFNRFGIDVSFVDTSRIDQVEGAITDKTKAVFLETPSNPLLKVSDIPAIADLCRAHGLKLIVDNTFMTPYWQNPIQLGADIVLHSATKYLGGHSDVVAGLAVVKDDNMAERLHHIQNSTGGVLGPQDAWLLIRGIKTLGVRMRAHEENAREIANYLVSRPDIKAVFYPGLPNHPGHEVQKRQARGFGGMLSFDVGSGKRAEEVLSKVKYFTLAESLGAVESLISVPAKMTHASIPPERRAELGISDGLIRISVGLEDREDLIEDLEQALG; via the coding sequence ATGAAATTAAATACAAAGTTGATACACGGCGGGATTGTTGGCGATCCCCATACAGGTGCCGTCAACGTTCCCATTTATCAGGTCAGCACCTACCGCCAGGAAGGGGTCGGCCGGCATAAAGGGTACGAATATTCCCGCACAGGCAATCCCACCCGTTTTGCCTGTGAGGAGCTGATTAAAGATATTGAGGGCGGCAAGCGCGGTTTTGCTTTCGCTTCCGGAATGGCAGCCATCACCGCTGTCATCATGCTTTTTGATCAAGGGGATCACTTTATCGTAGGTGATGATGTTTACGGCGGAACTTACCGGGTCTTAAGCACCGTGTTTAACCGTTTTGGCATTGACGTGAGCTTCGTGGATACCAGCCGCATTGACCAGGTGGAAGGAGCCATTACTGACAAAACCAAAGCGGTTTTCCTGGAGACTCCCAGCAACCCCTTGCTAAAGGTGTCCGATATCCCGGCTATTGCCGATCTGTGCCGGGCCCACGGGTTAAAACTGATTGTGGATAATACCTTTATGACCCCGTACTGGCAAAATCCCATACAGCTTGGCGCCGACATTGTCCTGCACAGCGCCACCAAGTATCTGGGAGGCCATAGCGATGTAGTCGCTGGACTAGCGGTCGTTAAGGACGATAACATGGCTGAGCGGTTGCATCATATCCAAAATTCCACAGGGGGAGTTCTGGGGCCGCAGGATGCTTGGTTGTTGATCCGGGGCATTAAAACGCTCGGCGTCCGGATGCGGGCCCATGAGGAAAACGCCCGGGAGATTGCCAACTATTTGGTGTCCCGCCCAGATATCAAAGCCGTTTTTTATCCGGGTTTGCCAAACCATCCGGGGCATGAAGTGCAAAAAAGACAAGCGCGCGGCTTCGGGGGGATGCTTTCCTTTGATGTGGGCAGCGGCAAACGGGCTGAAGAGGTGCTCAGCAAAGTAAAATACTTCACCCTGGCTGAAAGCCTGGGTGCTGTGGAAAGCCTGATTTCTGTACCGGCTAAAATGACCCATGCTTCGATTCCGCCTGAACGCAGGGCAGAACTGGGGATTAGTGATGGTTTGATCCGCATCTCTGTTGGCTTGGAAGATCGTGAAGATTTAATTGAGGACTTGGAGCAAGCCCTGGGCTAA
- a CDS encoding YhcN/YlaJ family sporulation lipoprotein: MHKRGLAVVLAVFLSISLAACRDVDETAPYDTKYFMAQDPDAALHKGGAHEGPQGRQYRSLYGDGGGRREAQNFGNRFFRFDRDSGLRDHLLDDDGPLGSRRLQEERPGFAQPLGFREYSADDPEASYRGFGAQTYIDRQILADTIAQVVVGLPDINTATVLVTDEECLIGYTADRKGPEIHQQVEMSGLSVAPRWYKVYATDDTRLTNHIRQIANEYTRNYDPENLNNEVNTLVEQLGGPQTAPEQERRMKENNQTRRSPQEMDRKETTERNQRFGNLNRKGNINQ; encoded by the coding sequence ATGCATAAACGAGGATTGGCTGTAGTGCTGGCAGTCTTTCTAAGCATCAGTTTAGCTGCCTGCCGTGATGTCGATGAAACCGCACCTTATGATACAAAATACTTTATGGCTCAAGATCCGGACGCCGCCTTGCACAAAGGAGGTGCCCATGAAGGGCCTCAAGGCAGACAATACCGTTCTTTATATGGCGATGGGGGAGGGCGGAGAGAAGCACAAAACTTCGGAAACCGCTTCTTTCGCTTTGACCGTGATTCAGGCTTGAGAGATCACCTGTTGGACGATGACGGGCCCCTCGGTTCCAGACGTCTGCAGGAAGAACGACCAGGTTTTGCTCAGCCCCTGGGGTTCAGGGAGTATTCAGCCGATGATCCTGAAGCTAGCTACCGTGGTTTTGGCGCCCAAACCTACATTGACCGCCAGATTTTGGCAGATACCATCGCCCAGGTGGTGGTTGGGCTGCCAGACATAAATACAGCCACGGTACTGGTTACCGATGAGGAATGCCTGATTGGCTACACTGCCGACAGAAAGGGGCCAGAGATCCATCAGCAGGTGGAAATGTCCGGCTTAAGCGTTGCACCGCGCTGGTATAAAGTTTATGCCACTGATGATACCCGCTTAACCAACCATATCCGCCAAATCGCCAATGAATACACGCGCAATTATGACCCGGAAAATTTAAATAACGAGGTTAATACTCTGGTGGAACAGCTGGGAGGTCCCCAAACCGCTCCCGAACAAGAACGCCGAATGAAAGAAAATAATCAGACCCGCAGGAGTCCGCAAGAAATGGACAGGAAAGAGACCACCGAGCGTAACCAAAGGTTTGGCAATCTGAACCGGAAAGGAAACATTAACCAGTAA
- a CDS encoding metal ABC transporter permease, producing the protein MANLSYFLSAVGQYTYLQHALLAGILVGIICGVVGCFIILRGMALMGDAISHAVLPGVVVAYMLGASYFIGALITGVLTALAIGYISQNSRIKEDSSIGIMFTAAFALGVVLITLNRGTGVDLWHILFGNVLAVSRADLWLTVIIGLVVLGGIALFYRPLLLSTFDPTMAKALGYPTKLIHYLLMFSLALVTVAALKSVGIILVVAMLITPGSTAYLLTDRLPVMLFLSAVFGVISAVVGVYYSFIYDVATGASIVLVASILFGLAFCFSPKQGLLMRRYRRWKVKKQNMANQL; encoded by the coding sequence ATGGCTAATCTGTCTTATTTTTTGTCAGCCGTGGGCCAATACACGTACTTGCAACACGCGCTCCTGGCAGGGATTTTAGTCGGAATCATCTGTGGAGTGGTGGGCTGTTTCATTATTTTGCGGGGCATGGCCCTGATGGGCGATGCGATATCCCATGCCGTGTTACCCGGTGTCGTCGTCGCCTATATGCTAGGGGCCAGCTACTTTATCGGTGCCCTGATCACCGGTGTGCTGACGGCCTTGGCTATCGGTTATATCTCTCAAAACAGCCGCATTAAAGAAGATTCCTCGATTGGGATCATGTTTACGGCGGCCTTTGCGCTCGGGGTTGTCCTCATTACGTTAAACAGGGGAACAGGGGTGGATTTATGGCACATCTTATTTGGCAATGTGCTGGCCGTTTCCCGTGCTGATTTATGGCTCACCGTGATCATTGGCCTTGTGGTGCTTGGCGGGATTGCACTCTTTTACCGCCCCTTGTTGCTCAGCACCTTCGATCCCACCATGGCCAAAGCGCTTGGCTATCCCACCAAGCTCATCCATTATTTGCTGATGTTTTCCCTGGCCTTGGTGACTGTTGCCGCCTTAAAAAGCGTCGGTATTATTCTTGTCGTGGCCATGTTGATCACTCCCGGCTCCACCGCCTATCTGTTAACAGACCGCTTGCCAGTCATGCTGTTCCTCTCAGCTGTTTTTGGCGTGATCTCTGCTGTCGTTGGGGTCTATTACTCCTTTATCTACGATGTAGCCACAGGTGCTTCTATTGTGTTGGTGGCCTCAATTCTGTTTGGGCTGGCTTTCTGCTTTTCTCCCAAACAGGGGTTGCTGATGCGCCGCTACAGGCGGTGGAAAGTTAAGAAACAGAACATGGCAAACCAGCTTTAG
- a CDS encoding DUF86 domain-containing protein: MYFVDLDLLHKRLAYIEGLTQILNGLQDCPSSHFERLAFERGVQMGIEAVVDVGNQMIDGFMMRDPGSYEDVIDILSGEEVLSSDEAECLKKLVACRKMLVQHYMDVDHEKLWQLYLETKGALGRYPERIRHYLEHHLGPVHAFRNLHSKER, translated from the coding sequence ATGTATTTTGTTGATCTGGATTTGTTACACAAACGTTTAGCCTATATTGAAGGGCTGACCCAAATATTGAATGGGCTGCAGGATTGTCCAAGCTCTCATTTTGAACGCCTGGCATTTGAACGGGGGGTTCAGATGGGGATTGAGGCGGTCGTCGATGTGGGCAACCAGATGATAGACGGCTTCATGATGAGGGATCCGGGCAGTTATGAGGACGTGATTGACATTTTGAGCGGAGAGGAAGTCCTGTCCTCTGATGAAGCAGAGTGCTTGAAAAAGCTGGTTGCTTGCCGCAAAATGCTGGTTCAACATTATATGGATGTAGATCATGAAAAGCTATGGCAGCTTTACCTGGAAACAAAAGGGGCTCTGGGCCGTTATCCTGAGCGAATCCGCCATTACTTGGAGCATCATTTGGGGCCCGTTCACGCCTTTCGCAATCTCCATTCTAAGGAAAGGTAA
- a CDS encoding NifU family protein — MELEARVQEVLDKLRPFLQRDGGDCELVAVEDGVVKLRLLGACGSCPASTMTLKAGIERALMEEIPEIKEVEQVL; from the coding sequence ATGGAACTTGAAGCCAGGGTACAGGAAGTACTGGACAAATTGCGCCCTTTCCTCCAGCGTGATGGCGGAGACTGTGAACTCGTCGCCGTGGAGGATGGCGTTGTTAAGCTGCGTCTGTTAGGTGCTTGCGGCAGCTGTCCCGCTTCAACCATGACCTTAAAAGCAGGGATTGAACGGGCGCTGATGGAAGAGATTCCGGAAATCAAAGAAGTGGAACAAGTGCTGTAA
- a CDS encoding DUF3055 domain-containing protein, with amino-acid sequence MNRDMLYDETEETKTRYVGFIGEHKRYDLALTQTDRFYGKTLVIDIQSGRSAIIGPDDLEEEGYLAHAFNLTEDEAVELHRFLSEIIF; translated from the coding sequence ATGAACCGCGATATGCTCTACGACGAAACAGAAGAAACAAAAACCCGTTACGTGGGCTTTATTGGCGAACATAAACGCTATGACCTGGCGCTCACCCAAACGGATCGTTTCTATGGCAAAACATTGGTGATTGATATTCAATCGGGAAGGTCAGCGATCATTGGTCCGGACGATCTGGAGGAGGAAGGCTACCTGGCCCATGCCTTCAATTTAACGGAGGATGAAGCGGTGGAATTGCATCGTTTTCTGTCGGAAATCATTTTTTAA